The sequence TAACCATATTTCGAATGCCATGCAAAAGCTTGGAGTTAAGGGGCGCTCCCAAGCAGTCGTGGAACTCCTTAGAATGGGGGAACTAGAACTATAGTACGTGCCGGCTTTCATAATTGGGAGCCGGCATCGTTTCTTTCAGTTTTTCCGATTTAATTATAACTATCCTTTTAATATAATGAATAGTAACACGATTAGGAAAAAAGGGGCAGCGATTTTGAAAACTATTAATCTACTATCTTTATTAAGTGCAAAAGATGATCTGAATGCAATGAATTTTGCAAAATACATCGAACAATTTGGCATTAATCCTAAAATCAGAGCAGGCGAAATTGAAGATATTGAAGCGCTGGTTGATGAATTTATGAAAAGAGGAAATCAATTCGATATTCTCAACCATTATTATGTTGGATTTACGATTAAACAAATTGGGAAAGAATTTGACCTACTAAGAATCGGTGAGAATAGTATCATTAATATTGAGTTAAAGCTAATAAGTACGGAAGAGAAAATCATAAAGCAGCTTGTGCAAAATCAACATTATTTAAAATTTCTTGATGTTGATGTTTACAGTTTCACCTACATTTCCGCAACAAAGAAACTCTATGCACTTGTCGGTCCGCAAGAAATCAAAGAAGTGGAATTTGAGGTTTTAATTGAAAAATTAAAAGAACAAATAATAAAAGAAATTGATGATCTTGATAATTTATTTGATCCAACCAATTATATAGTTTCGCCATTCAACTCAACTGATGCCTTCATTGAAGATAAGTATTTTCTAAGTGCGCAGCAGAGTACATTTAAAAGGGAAATTATCCAATTAACACCGATGGAACAGTCAATTTTTATTGCGATTAAAGGTGGATCTGGATCCGGAAAAACACTGTTAACTTACGATATCGCAAAAGAATATATGAGACAGTCGAAAAAGGTGCTCATTTTTAATTGTGGAAAATTAAATAATGGACATGTTACATTGAAAACTCACTATCATTGGTCAATTGAGGCGATTAGTAACTTTAGCGAATACGACGATCATTCAGAAATGGATATTGAGCAATATGAATTAATCATATTCGATGAAGCTCAAAGAATATATAAAAATAAATTTTTAAAATTAACAAATTTGCTTCAACAACTCAAAATCAAATGCATTTTTTCTTATGATCCTAACCAATGCCTTACTGCGTTAGAAATTGAAAATAATATCCCTAAATTAATTGAGGAAACTTTAAATCCTTATCAATATGAATTAACAACAATCATTAGACATAACAAAGAAATTCATGCGTTTATTAATAAGTTATTTGATTTATCAAAGCACGCCAAAATCGAGAATTATTCAGACATCAGTATTCAGTATTTTTCCTTGAAGGGTGCGACAACAAGCTACTTACAATCATTACAAAAAGAGGGCTGGAAAGTCATTGATTACACCGAAACAAGGTATATTGAACACCCCGATAATGATCATATCATTACAACAGGGGTAAATTCCCATGATGGAATCGGTCAAGAACTTGATTGTGTTGTGGCTGTCATTGATGAATCTTTTTATTACAAACCAAATCACAAGCTGTCCACAAAAGATTTAGGGAAACAAATGTACTATCAGCCGACGCGAATGTTATATCAAAACATTAGTCGTACGAAAAAAAAGCTGCAAATTGTCATCTATAATAATCCCGATGTTTTAGATGAGATTTTAAAGATTTTATAGGTGATATGTCTGTTTTTCAAACCATATTATAAAAGTCGGCTTTACTTTGACATGGGATAATTGGGTTCATTGTGGTATAATACTTCATTGGGAAATAATATTTAATATAAAATTGATTATAATTTTTATTACAAAATGGGGCGATTAAGCTTTGAATAGACCAATTGGTGTAATTGATTCAGGTGTTGGTGGATTAACAGTTGCGAAAGAGATTATGAGACAGCTGCCAAAAGAAGAAATTATTTATTTAGGAGATACAGCACGTTGTCCTTACGGTTCAAGGCCTGTGGAAGAAGTCAAGAAATTTACGTGGGAATTAACTAATCATTTATTAAACTATAACATTAAAATGTTAGTTATTGCATGTAATACAGCGACAGCACTTGTGTTAGACGATATAAGAGCTACCATTACTATACCTGTCGTAGGTGTTATCTATCCAGGGGCAAGAACAGCTCTAAAGGTAACGAAAAATAATCATATCGGTGTCATCGGAACCGTCGGCACGATTAGAAGCGGCTCTTATGAACAAGCCTTGA is a genomic window of Bacillus sp. (in: firmicutes) containing:
- a CDS encoding ATP-binding protein, with the protein product MKTINLLSLLSAKDDLNAMNFAKYIEQFGINPKIRAGEIEDIEALVDEFMKRGNQFDILNHYYVGFTIKQIGKEFDLLRIGENSIINIELKLISTEEKIIKQLVQNQHYLKFLDVDVYSFTYISATKKLYALVGPQEIKEVEFEVLIEKLKEQIIKEIDDLDNLFDPTNYIVSPFNSTDAFIEDKYFLSAQQSTFKREIIQLTPMEQSIFIAIKGGSGSGKTLLTYDIAKEYMRQSKKVLIFNCGKLNNGHVTLKTHYHWSIEAISNFSEYDDHSEMDIEQYELIIFDEAQRIYKNKFLKLTNLLQQLKIKCIFSYDPNQCLTALEIENNIPKLIEETLNPYQYELTTIIRHNKEIHAFINKLFDLSKHAKIENYSDISIQYFSLKGATTSYLQSLQKEGWKVIDYTETRYIEHPDNDHIITTGVNSHDGIGQELDCVVAVIDESFYYKPNHKLSTKDLGKQMYYQPTRMLYQNISRTKKKLQIVIYNNPDVLDEILKIL